The genomic interval GGGATTTTGCCCTTTGACTTGTCCCAGTTATCTCCTATCTTCAATTGTGCCCGAGTTGCCCGAACTGGAAGTAACCAAGGACCGGCTTCGCCTTGCGCTGGCCGGACGGCTCGTTGCCGGTGCGACGGTGCACTCACCGGTCGCGCTCAAGACCGTCACCCCGCCGCTTGAGGCCCTTACGGGCAAGCACGTCCGCTCGGTCACCCGCCTCGGCAAGGTCATCTGCATCACCTTCGCTGGTTCCGCACAGAGCTCGCCGCCTCCCTCGCCCCCTTCGTCATTTCCCCTTGCCACTTCTCCCCTTCATTTGTGCATTCACCTCATGCTCTCGGGCCGGTTCGCGTTTGGGCCGACTCACGCGCCCCTGAACCGTCTTCACGCCTTTGCCCTCCACCTTGACGGCGACGAAGACCTGCGCGTCATTGAGGATACAACTCATCACCGCCTGAGCGTCTACCTGGTCAATGACCCGCAGCAGATTGACATCATCGCCCGGCTTGGGCCCGACCCGCTCAGCCCGGAGTTCACCCTCGCCCGATTCCGGCAGGCGTTGGGCCGGCGCAGTCGGACGCTCAAGCGGTTCCTGACCGACCAGTCGGCTGTCGCCGGCATCGGCAAC from bacterium carries:
- a CDS encoding DNA-formamidopyrimidine glycosylase family protein, with the protein product MPELPELEVTKDRLRLALAGRLVAGATVHSPVALKTVTPPLEALTGKHVRSVTRLGKVICITFAGSAQSSPPPSPPSSFPLATSPLHLCIHLMLSGRFAFGPTHAPLNRLHAFALHLDGDEDLRVIEDTTHHRLSVYLVNDPQQIDIIARLGPDPLSPEFTLARFRQALGRRSRTLKRFLTDQSAVAGIGNCFSDEILFEARLSPFALSTAIKPEATIRLYTATKKVLQDAILHLRSLNRLPERKDRTFLRVHDRLDQPCPVCATPVKRVSFQESTLYYCPTCQTDGRELADRRFSKFLK